In Pseudomonadaceae bacterium SI-3, the sequence CCGACCTACCAGAACCTGTACGTGAAATCGAACCTCTCGGGCGAATTCACCGTGATCAACCCCTACCTGGTTCGCGACCTCAAGGCGCGCGGCCTGTGGGACGCGGTCATGATCAACGACCTCAAGTACTACGACGGTTCCGTGCAGCAGATCGAGCGCATCCCGCAGGAGTTGAAAGACCTCTACGCGACCGCCTTCGAAGTGGAAACCAAGTGGATCGTCGACGCTGCCAGCCGCCGCCAGAAGTGGATCGACCAGGCGCAGTCGCTGAACCTCTACATCGCCGGTGCCAGCGGCAAGAAGCTGGACGTGACCTACCGCATGGCCTGGTTCCGTGGCCTGAAAACCACCTACTACCTTCGTGCCCTGGCCGCGACCAGCACCGAGAAGTCCACCGTCAACACCGGCAAGCTCAACGCCGTGTCCAGCGGTGGCAACGGCAGCGCCAGCCCTGCTCCGGCGAAAGCTGCACCAGCGCCAGAAATGGCCGCCGGCCCAGCACCGGTGCCAAAGGCGTGTGCGATTGATGAACCAGACTGCGAAGCCTGCCAGTAAGTAGTAGAAAGCCGCGGTCCCCAGAGCGGACCGCGCGTTGTTGCCCGGCAGGCCGGCCCCCATCACGTACATGCGTACGCTCAGGGGCTCCGACCCGCCAGGCGCCTAGCGCTGCCTCGCTCTGGAAACCGCTCACACCGAGCTGCTGCTGAAAAGCGCTGCTCTTTTGTAGGAGCGAGGGGGACGCCTAGTCCTTGCTCGCGATCCACTACTCGCCCACGCCGGGGTCTGGATCGTTAACCAAGTCCGACGCCACCTCAAATCCAGTCCCCTCGCCCCTCCGGGGAGAGGGCTAGGGTGAGGGGCAGCCCACCAGACAACACAAAGGCCGGGGCCAAACCCCGACCTGATACAGAACACAAAGGGCGCGGGGCACCACCACCCTCCCCCACCAAAACACCCGCTTTTTTGCGTGCAAACCAAAAGCCACCAGACATTTTCGACCGGCCGCGACCGGTCCCCAATCAGGAGAAACCGCCATGCTGAGCTGGGACGAATTCGACGAAGAAGACACCACCACCACCGCGCAGGCCGCCCCCCAAGCCGCTGCCGCAAATGACGCACCGGCCAAGCTCGACAAGGACGCCGCAGGCTCTGTCGAAGAAGCCCGCGCCGTTGCCGCTGATGACTCCGCTGCCGTCGCTCGCGCCAAGAAAGCCCTGGACGACCTCGACATCCAGGAAGGCCTCGACGAACTGGAAGGCGAATCCGCCCGCGTTCACGTCGGCGACAAGCAGATGATCAATGCCCGCGCCGACCTCAACCAGCTCGTACCCTTCAAGTACGACTGGGCCTGGCAGAAGTATCTGGATGGTTGCGCCAACCACTGGATGCCGCAGGAAGTGAACATGAACGCCGACATCGCCCTGTGGAAGACGCCAGACGGCCTCTCCGAGGACGAGCGCCGCATCGTCAAGCGCAACCTCGGCTTCTTCTCCACCGCCGACAGCCTGGTTGCCAACAACCTCGTGCTGGCCGTGTACCGCCTGATCACCAACCCCGAGTGCCGCCAGTACATCCTGCGCCAGGCCTTCGAAGAGGCGATCCACACCCACGCCTACCAGTACTGCATCGAATCGCTGGGCATGGATGAAGGCGAGATCTTCAACATGTACCACGAGATCCCGAGCGTCGCGAAGAAGGCCTCCTGGGGCCTCAAGTACACCCGCTCCATCTCCGACCCGACCTTCCAGACCGGCACCGTCGAGACGGACAAAGAGTTCCTGCGCAACCTCATCGCCTACTACTGCGTACTCGAAGGCATCTTCTTCTACTGCGGCTTCACCCAGATCCTCTCCATGGGCCGCCGCAACAAGATGACCGGCACCGCCGAGCAGTTCCAATACATCCTGCGCGACGAGTCCATGCACCTGAACTTCGGCATCGACGTGATCAACCAGATCAAGATCGAAAACCCACACCTGTGGGACGCCGCCATGAAGGACGAAGCGACCCAGATGATCCTCCAGGGTACGCAGCTCGAAATCGAATACGCCCGCGACACCATGCCCCGCGGCGTCCTCGGCATGAACGCCTCGATGATGGAGGACTACCTCAAGTTCATCGCCAACCGCCGTCTGACACAGATTGGCTTGAAGGAAGAGTATCCGGGTACTACTAACCCGTTCCCGTGGATGTCGGAAATCATGGATCTCAAGAAGGAGAAGAACTTCTTTGAGACGCGGGTGATTGAATATCAGACTGGTGGGGCGTTGAGCTGGGATTGATGGTAAATACTTAATAACCAAAACAAGAACAAAGTCGCTTAGGCGGCTTTGTTTTTTGAAAAACACTTCCTTGACACAGCCCTCAGCTAAACAATATGGATCGCTATCAAACCCACCTTGACTGTTGATTAATCAAGCAGGGAAAGATAATATTTGTACGGGGCTCAGGACCCGCATTCCTGAGATGTATACATCTCAGCTTGTAGCGCTTTTACCTCTGACGCTAACGCGTATTTGCCGCCAAAGGTTACTTTGCGGTTGTT encodes:
- a CDS encoding ribonucleotide-diphosphate reductase subunit beta; its protein translation is MLSWDEFDEEDTTTTAQAAPQAAAANDAPAKLDKDAAGSVEEARAVAADDSAAVARAKKALDDLDIQEGLDELEGESARVHVGDKQMINARADLNQLVPFKYDWAWQKYLDGCANHWMPQEVNMNADIALWKTPDGLSEDERRIVKRNLGFFSTADSLVANNLVLAVYRLITNPECRQYILRQAFEEAIHTHAYQYCIESLGMDEGEIFNMYHEIPSVAKKASWGLKYTRSISDPTFQTGTVETDKEFLRNLIAYYCVLEGIFFYCGFTQILSMGRRNKMTGTAEQFQYILRDESMHLNFGIDVINQIKIENPHLWDAAMKDEATQMILQGTQLEIEYARDTMPRGVLGMNASMMEDYLKFIANRRLTQIGLKEEYPGTTNPFPWMSEIMDLKKEKNFFETRVIEYQTGGALSWD